The following are encoded together in the Perca fluviatilis chromosome 23, GENO_Pfluv_1.0, whole genome shotgun sequence genome:
- the med21 gene encoding mediator of RNA polymerase II transcription subunit 21 — translation MADRLTQLQDAVNSLADQFCNAIGVLQQCAPPASFSNIQTAINRDQPANPTEEYAQLFAALIARTAKDVDVLIDSLPSEESTAALQAASLRQLEEENHDAAARLEEVVYRGDMLLEKIQSALADIAQSQLRTRNGPPHQPSPAES, via the exons ATGGCGGACCGGCTAACGCAACTCCAAGACGCAGTCAATTCG CTTGCAGATCAGTTTTGTAATGCCATCGGCGTCCTGCAACAATGTGCGCCTCCTGCCTCCTTCAGTAACATCCAGACGGCTATCAACAGAGACCAGCCAGCAAACCCAACCGAAG AGTATGCCCAGCTGTTTGCAGCTCTGATCGCCAGAACAGCCAAAGATGTGGATGTACTCATCGACTCTCTGCCCAGTGAGGAGTCCACGGCAGCTCTGCAG GCGGCCAGTCTGCggcagctggaggaggagaaccACGATGCCGCCGCCCGTCTGGAGGAGGTGGTTTACCGCGGCGATATGCTGCTGGAGAAGATCCAGAGCGCCCTGGCTGACATCGCCCAGTCTCAGCTCCGCACCCGCAACGGACCACCTCACCAGCCCTCACCAGCCGAATCCTGA
- the fgfr1op2 gene encoding FGFR1 oncogene partner 2 homolog, translating to MSCTLSSSGMNCTLEKVLADAKSLVERLRNHDNAAEMLIEQTTSLNKRVESMQQYQEEIDSLNQVARHRPRSSLVLGIQQENRQIRDLQQENKELRTSLEEHQSALELIMTKYREQVFRLLMTSKRDDPTIVTQLKEQHTTEMQAHIDKINEMASVMRKAIEVDEGRICEEEERIKQLELENIGLRELLGISREAFLVLKREDASENTSLSPLLTSADVSLRKS from the exons ATGTCGTGCACTTTGAGTTCTTCAG GCATGAACTGTACCTTAGAGAAGGTCCTGGCAGATGCCAAATCATTAGTGGAGAGGCTTCGTAACCATGACAACGCAGCTGAGATGTTGATCGAACAGACAACGTCGCTCAATAAGCGAGTGGAGTCCATGCAGCAG TACCAAGAGGAGATTGACTCATTGAACCAGGTAGCACGCCATCGTCCTCGTTCTAGTCTGGTCCTGGGAATCCAACAGGAAAACCGTCAGATCAGAGATCTTCAGCAGGAAAACAAAG AGCTACGGACGTCGTTAGAGGAACACCAGTCTGCATTAGAGCTCATCATGACCAAATACAGGGAGCAGGTGTTCAGGCTCCTCATGACCAGCAAGAGGGACGACCCCACCATCGTGACCCAGCTGAAGGAGCAGCACACCACG GAAATGCAAGCACACATAGACAAGATCAATGAGATGGCCTCTGTGATGAGGAAAGCGATAGAGGTGGACGAGGGACGAATATgtgaagaagaggagaggattAAACAGCTAGAG CTGGAGAACATTGGACTCCGAGAGCTGCTGGGAATCAGTCGCGAGGCTTTCCTGGTTCTGAAGAGAGAAGACGCATCAGAGAACACGTCACTGTCGCCATTGCTGACCAGCGCCGACGTCAGCTTGCGAAAGAGTTAG